Proteins from a genomic interval of Clostridium scatologenes:
- a CDS encoding response regulator transcription factor has protein sequence MRILLAEDEKELSNALVAILKHNNYSVDAVYNGADALEYGLSQNYDVIILDIMMPKMNGLETLENLRKKGIHTPILMLTAKAEIEDRIVGLDAGADDYLSKPFAMGELLARVRAMTRRKSEFTPNLIKIGNISLNKENYELSNEKSSLRLGNKEFQMLEMLMSNPKCLISTEQFMERIWGYDAEAEINVVWVYISYLRKKLASLNANIKIKAGRGVGYKLEEIK, from the coding sequence ATGAGAATCTTACTTGCTGAAGATGAAAAGGAATTGTCAAATGCTTTAGTTGCCATTTTAAAACATAACAATTATTCAGTAGATGCTGTATATAATGGAGCTGATGCATTAGAATACGGCTTGTCTCAAAATTACGATGTAATTATCTTAGATATTATGATGCCAAAAATGAACGGACTTGAAACACTAGAAAACTTAAGAAAAAAAGGAATACATACACCTATTTTGATGCTTACTGCAAAGGCTGAAATTGAGGATAGAATTGTTGGACTAGATGCAGGAGCAGATGATTATTTAAGTAAACCTTTTGCTATGGGAGAATTACTGGCTAGAGTTCGTGCTATGACCAGGCGAAAATCAGAATTCACACCAAACTTAATTAAAATTGGTAACATCAGTCTTAATAAGGAAAACTATGAGCTATCAAATGAAAAATCCTCACTAAGACTTGGTAATAAGGAATTTCAAATGCTTGAAATGTTAATGAGCAATCCAAAATGTTTAATTTCTACAGAACAGTTTATGGAAAGAATTTGGGGATATGATGCTGAAGCTGAAATCAATGTGGTATGGGTATACATTTCTTATCTGCGAAAAAAATTAGCATCCTTAAATGCTAATATAAAAATCAAGGCAGGAAGAGGTGTTGGATATAAATTGGAGGAAATTAAATGA